In Rutidosis leptorrhynchoides isolate AG116_Rl617_1_P2 chromosome 2, CSIRO_AGI_Rlap_v1, whole genome shotgun sequence, one genomic interval encodes:
- the LOC139890750 gene encoding uncharacterized protein, protein MGSEGPSGVTFHVTGFKKFHGVSDNPTETIVSNLEEYLKRNGSSKGVSIGSCTILETAGQGGLVPLYQTLHSAVSKENQQSSFSKVILLHFGVNSGASRFAIEHQAVNEATFRCPDEMGWKPQKVPIIPTDGGVSKVRKTCVPVDEMTKSLAKMGFDVVTSDDAGRFVCNYVYYHSLRFAEQNGIKSVFVHVPLFQTIDEDTQMRFAASLLEVLASLY, encoded by the exons ATGGGGTCAGAAGGGCCTTCAGGAGTAACGTTTCACGTGACGGGGTTTAAGAAATTTCATGGAGTGTCAGATAATCCAACCGAGACAATCGTTAGTAATTTGGAAGAATATTTGAAAAGGAACGGTTCGTCAAAAGGGGTTAGTATCGGTAGTTGCACAATTCTTGAAACTGCGGGCCAAGGGGGTCTTGTTCCTTTGTATCAGACATTACATTCTGCTGTGAGCAAGGAAAATCAACAATCGAGTTTTTCGAAAGTTATTCTG TTACACTTTGGAGTTAACAGTGGGGCCTCAAGATTTGCTATAGAGCATCAAGCTGTAAATGAAGCCACTTTCCGATGTCCTGACGAGATGGGATGGAAGCCTCAG AAAGTTCCGATCATACCTACAGATGGTGGAGTTTCAAAAGTGCGAAAG ACATGTGTTCCTGTAGATGAGATGACGAAATCGTTAGCAAAGATGGGATTCGATGTGGTAACCTCAGATGATGCCGGACGTTTTGTATGCAATTATGTGTACTATCATTCACTGCGATTTGCAGAACAAAATGGAATAAAATCTGTGTTTGTACATGTGCCGCTCTTCCAAACAATAGATGAGGATACGCAAATGCGGTTTGCTGCTTCGTTGTTGGAGGTACTTGCTTCTTTATATTAA
- the LOC139890751 gene encoding protein NETWORKED 1B-like, which yields MDCKLNSESRRLYSWWWDSHITPKNSKWLQENLTDMDTKVKSMIKLIEEDADSFARRAEMYYKKRPELMKLVEEFYRAYRALAERYDYATGELRHAQKTLQAAFPDQESFTLPEDSISSIDLKDQKDDTFGLQLFLEGKSQITDPEHEIQNLKKALTDLVAEKDSIFVKYQCSLEKLSNTDEELNLALEKSKIFDEKASELEKEVCMLKETLRLLQIEKESGLSKQMEYLETISDLEEKIKDMDKRAFEAESEGQDMMNKLSKLESENDAGLLEYGKCLEKISVLEKKITVTEEEARVFSDQAVKAVMEVEKLKSALLELTEEKEALQVLYTECVEKSYKLELDLSSAQSDIQHLTDEILNSTKKLEKVEEICVRLEASNQLLKIEASDLANKIMLKDQELSDKHDELEKLRSCAKDERTHYVQVEAALQTLQTLYSRSQEEQRNLARELEKGLQMVKDLEICKSDLQEEVKEMKNKENEILGLKKMKERLEEDIALQSGQCTAMQEEIVNLKDEISELNTGYDSLMGQLERVGLNPESFGSSVKYLQDENSKLKQKNGDREETIKNIIEKNNDLESSCELLHVETSIEKTVLLSQLHIVSVNLQKLMDRNSVLENSLSTANIQLDNLRDKSKGLEELCDILNNEKSNLVAERSMLASQLESVQQRLVILENRFMQFEERYGDLEKENETGNSKILELMSSLSVEKQERVRFMMMNKKRFDELENHIHQINEDNKSMKQEFQEELDKGVIAQFENFILHKFIKEVEEKNYSLLVENERHVSASKLADKLISELETEILDQQVEEELLLVEVENLRLRIYQVFMSLEIGSNHELETDKISVEDIIDNIKDLKRSLLKEENEKQRLMIENNVNSTLLQQLRLGFRESELHQLNLMKEYETVKNDIFKIRKENRDLVDMNENLGLELDMLLVELEEQKFIEENLTTKLQERENEFELWDAEATSFIFDLQMSNTRDILFESKIHELTGLCKSLESETASKDRVIEEMKEKARVMESEIKGLKAQLVAYNPMIGSLKKNISSLERNVSTMANLMVSNNLKSVDTEMKVHPQHDQELNMSPKSVEPNGIADLIQVQTRIQALEKVIVEDINIKTRSTREHEDQQRNKADKLHGKRYLTLDNLNITKPKPELSEVKKGVLVRDIPLDQASDVGSSSTNSRRSYSRTDDMMIEQLQLAHKIYGTEKSSKKLPYEPQIEDFGVDKLEIPYQESKKGKLFEKLASDAQNLANLETTVKDLIKRLETGKKVKKPNGFDFETVKEQLEEAEETISQLTNVNVESKSTFEKNPTLLAWVEQDDTWKSSEKIKRVQLEVQKIQYVLLKLDDEKKNKGKSRFSRTKSRTSVILSDFIHHGRSNSGRRRRRICGCFTPSATKGDHQCVKL from the exons ATGGATTGCAAGTTAAATTCGGAGTCAAGGCGTTTGTATTCTTGGTGGTGGGACAGTCACATTACCCCTAAGAATTCGAAATGGCTTCAAGAGAATCTTACAG ACATGGATACTAAGGTCAAATCTATGATCAAGCTCATTGAAGAAGATGCTGATTCCTTTGCAAGAAGGGCTGAAATGTACTATAAGAAACGTCCCGAGCTAATGAAACTGGTCGAAGAGTTTTATCGAGCATATCGTGCATTAGCTGAAAGATACGATTATGCAACCGGTGAGCTCCGTCATGCACAGAAAACTTTACAAGCCGCTTTTCCCGATCAAGAATCCTTTACACTACCCGAAGATTCAATATCTTCCATCGATCTAAAAGATCAAAAGGACGACACTTTCGGTTTACAGTTATTTCTTGAAGGAAAATCACAAATTACCGATCCCGAACATGAAATTCAGAACTTAAAGAAGGCGTTAACGGATCTGGTTGCTGAAAAAGATTCGATTTTTGTGAAGTATCAGTGTAGTTTGGAGAAACTATCGAATACAGACGAAGAGCTTAATCTTGCACTAGAAAAATCGAAGATTTTTGATGAAAAAGCGAGTGAACTTGAAAAAGAAGTTTGCATGTTAAAGGAAACTCTTCGGTTATTACAAATTGAAAAGGAGTCGGGATTAAGCAAACAAATGGAGTATTTGGAAACGATATCGGATTTGGAGGAAAAGATTAAGGATATGGATAAACGAGCGTTTGAAGCCGAGAGTGAAGGTCAAGATATGATGAACAAATTATCAAAATTAGAATCTGAAAACGATGCGGGTCTTTTGGAGTACGGGAAATGTCTTGAAAAGATATCGGTTTTAGAGAAGAAGATTACGGTAACCGAAGAAGAAGCAAGAGTTTTTTCTGATCAGGCGGTTAAAGCTGTTATGGAAGTTGAGAAACTTAAAAGCGCACTTTTGGAGTTAACCGAAGAGAAAGAAGCTTTACAGGTTTTATACACGGAATGCGTCGAGAAATCGTACAAGTTAGAACTTGATCTTTCGTCTGCTCAATCTGATATTCAACATCTCACAGATGAAATTTTAAATAGTACtaaaaaacttgagaaagttgaagaGATTTGTGTTCGTTTGGAGGCATCGAACCAGTTGCTAAAGATCGAAGCGAGTGATCTGGCGAACAAGATCATGCTAAAAGATCAAGAATTATCTGATAAGCACGATGAACTGGAGAAACTAAGATCGTGTGCGAAAGACGAGCGTACACATTATGTTCAAGTTGAAGCTGCTCTTCAAACTTTGCAGACGTTGTATAGTAGATCACAAGAAGAACAGCGAAACCTTGCACGGGAGCTTGAAAAAGGGCTTCAAATGGTGAAAGATTTGGAGATTTGTAAATCGGATTTACAAGAAGAAGTTAAAGAAATGAAGAATAAAGAAAACGAAATTTTGGGATTGAAAAAAATGAAGGAAAGACTTGAAGAAGATATAGCGTTGCAATCGGGTCAATGTacggctatgcaggaagaaatcGTTAATTTGAAAGATGAAATATCCGAATTGAATACGGGTTATGATTCGTTAATGGGTCAACTTGAGCGGGTCGGTTTGAATCCGGAGTCATTTGGGTCATCGGTAAAGTACTTGCAGGACGAAAACTcaaaattgaaacagaaaaatggtGATCGTGAAGAAACGATTAAAAACATTATCGAGAAGAATAACGATTTGGAGAGTTCGTGTGAGTTGCTCCATGTCGAAACATCGATTGAAAAAACTGTTCTTTTGTCTCAGTTACATATTGTATCGGTTAATTTGCAGAAGCTAATGGATCGAAACAGTGTTCTCGAGAACTCTTTATCTACTGCAAATATCCAGCTCGATAATCTTAGAGATAAATCGAAAGGTTTGGAAGAACTTTGTGATATTCTTAATAACGAGAAGTCGAATCTCGTTGCCGAAAGAAGCATGTTGGCTTCTCAATTGGAAAGTGTTCAGCAAAGATTGGTAATACTCGAGAATCGGTTTATGCAATTTGAAGAAAGATATGGTGATCTTGAAAAAGAAAACGAAACGGGGAACTCTAAAATACTCGAATTAATGTCGTCTTTAAGTGTTGAGAAACAAGAACGCGTGAGATTTATGATGATGAACAAGAAACGGTTTGATGAGTTGGAGAATCATATACATCAGATCAATGAAGATAACAAATCTATGAAACAAGAATTTCAAGAAGAACTCGATAAAGGTGTTATCGCTCAGTTCGAGAACTTTATCTTACACAAGTTTATAAAAGAAGTTGAAGAGAAGAACTACTCTTTATTGGTTGAGAACGAGCGGCACGTGTCAGCATCGAAGTTAGCCGATAAGTTGATTTCGGAGCTCGAGACTGAAATTTTGGATCAACAGGTTGAAGAAGAGCTTTTGTTAGTTGAAGTCGAAAACTTGAGATTGAGGATTTATCAAGTGTTCATGTCTCTTGAGATTGGTTCGAATCATGAATTGGAAACGGATAAGATATCTGTCGAAGATATTATCGATAACATCAAGGATTTGAAGCGTTCGTTATTAAAGGAAGAAAATGAAAAACAAAGGTTAATGATCGAGAACAACGTTAATTCAACCCTCCTTCAACAACTTAGATTAGGGTTTCGGGAATCAGAGTTACACCAGTTGAATCTGATGAAAGAATATGAAACGGTGAAGAATGATATCTTCAAAATCAGGAAAGAGAACCGTGATCTCGTTGACATGAATGAAAATCTCGGATTAGAACTGGATATGTTACTTGTCGAACTAGAAGAACAGAAATTCATAGAAGAGAATTTGACTACCAAGCTTCAAGAACGAGAGAACGAGTTTGAATTGTGGGATGCTGAAGCTACTTCATTCATTTTCGATCTTCAAATGTCGAACACACGCGATATTCTTTTTGAAAGCAAAATTCATGAGCTGACTGGACTCTGCAAGAGTCTTGAAAGTGAAACTGCATCGAAAGATCGGGTGATTGAAGAGATGAAGGAAAAGGCGCGTGTTATGGAGAGTGAAATAAAAGGTTTAAAGGCACAGTTGGTTGCTTATAATCCAATGATTGGTTCTTTGAAGAAGAATATATCTTCTCTTGAGCGTAACGTTTCCACCATGGCAAATCTTATGGTCTCCAACAATTTAAAATCAGTG GATACGGAAATGAAAGTTCATCCCCAACATGATCAAGAGTTGAACATGAGCCCAAAATCAGTCGAACCAAACGGGATTGCAGATTTGATACAGGTTCAGACTCGTATACAAGCACTCGAAAAAGTAATTGTTGAAGATATTAACATCAAGACGAGATCAACAAGAGAACACGAAGACCAACAACGTAACAAAGCTGATAAGCTACATGGAAAACGTTATCTGACGTTGGATAATCTTAACATTACAAAACCGAAACCTGAATTATCCGAGGTAAAGAAAGGGGTTCTGGTTAGAGACATCCCGCTCGATCAAGCATCAGATGTCGGTTCATCGTCTACAAATAGCCGAAGAAGCTATTCACGAACAGACGATATGATGATCGAGCAACTGCAACTCGCCCACAAAATCTACGGAACTGAAAAGAGCTCAAAAAAGCTTCCGTACGAGCCACAAATAGAAGATTTCGGTGTTGATAAGTTGGAGATACCGTATCAAGAATCGAAAAAAGGAAAGCTTTTTGAAAAACTCGCGTCTGACGCACAAAACCTCGCAAATCTTGAAACGACAGTGAAGGATCTAATTAAAAGATTAGAAACAGGGAAGAAGGTTAAGAAACCAAATGGGTTCGATTTCGAGACTGTGAAAGAACAACTAGAAGAAGCTGAAGAAACGATTTCACAGCTAACGAACGTTAACGTTGAGTCAAAGTCAACATTTGAAAAAAACCCGACTTTGTTAGCTTGGGTTGAACAGGACGACACGTGGAAAAGCTCGGAAAAAATCAAACGGGTGCAGTTGGAGGTTCAAAAGATCCAATACGTGTTGCTGAAACTGGACGACGAAAAGAAAAATAAAGGGAAGAGCAGGTTTTCGAGGACTAAAAGCAGAACGAGTGTGATTTTGAGCGATTTTATTCATCATGGGAGAAGTAACAGTGGAAGAAGAAGACGTCGAATTTGTGGGTGTTTTACGCCATCTGCGACTAAAGGTGATCATCAGTGTGTTAAACTTTAG